CGCACGTCGCCGATGCGGGGATCGCTATGGGTCGGGACCGCGGTCGTACCGAGGATCTTGTTCAGCTCCGCGATGAGCATTAACAGGTTCACGCTCCCGCCGGTGCCCACGTTGTAAACGCGCCCGCTCACGCCCGGCGTTTCGGCCGCGAGCATTAGGGCCTTCGCGACGTCCGAAACGTACACGAAGTCGCGTGACTGGAGCCCGTCGCCGTGAATGGTCGGAGTGCGCCCCGCGGCCAACAGTGCCGCGAAGATCGCGATCACGCCCGAATACGGGCTGTCCGCGCGCTGGCGCGGGCCGAACACGTTGAAGAACCGGAGCCGCACCGTTTCGATGCCGTAAGAGTGCGCGAACGATTCCGCGTACAACTCCCCGGCGAGCTTCGCGGCCGCGTAGGGCGAGAGCGCCATGAGCGGCGTGTTCTCGTCCTGCCCGGCCTCGTCGGAGGCGTTCCCGTAGGCGCTCGCGCTCCCCGCGTACACGATGCGCCGAACGCCGGCCTTGCGCGCCTGGTGGAACACGTTCAGTGCCCCCGTCGCACAAGCCGCGTGCGATGCGAGCGGGTCTTCCACACTTTTCGCGACCGACGCCAGGGCCGCGAGGTGAAACACGACGTCGCACCCCGATACCGCGCGTTCGACCACGCCAGCATCGGTCACGCACCCGCGGATCAGTTCCGGGGCGGGCGCGATGTGAGCGAGGTTACTCGGGAGCCCGGTCGAAAGGTCGTCGAGTACGCGCA
This region of Gemmata massiliana genomic DNA includes:
- a CDS encoding NAD-dependent epimerase/dehydratase family protein, which translates into the protein MAGKCLVTGGAGFIGSHLVEALTAAGSTVRVLDDLSTGLPSNLAHIAPAPELIRGCVTDAGVVERAVSGCDVVFHLAALASVAKSVEDPLASHAACATGALNVFHQARKAGVRRIVYAGSASAYGNASDEAGQDENTPLMALSPYAAAKLAGELYAESFAHSYGIETVRLRFFNVFGPRQRADSPYSGVIAIFAALLAAGRTPTIHGDGLQSRDFVYVSDVAKALMLAAETPGVSGRVYNVGTGGSVNLLMLIAELNKILGTTAVPTHSDPRIGDVRHSRAKIDRIRADLGYAPTVPFAEGLRRTLEWSQSQAKAN